From the genome of uncultured Methanobacterium sp.:
CAGACCCATGAAGATGGTGGTGACACTGGTAGTGAAGGGTGGGGTTACCACTGGGATGTGGATGTAGCCATGCAATCCGTGCTCAGAACCCATACTACATGTGTATCAGCCCGTTACCTTGCAGAAAATGAACCACCCTTAAAGATGTTCTCGGTGGGCCGTGTATTCCGCCGTGAAACCATAACCTACAAGCACCTCCCTGAATTCCACCAGGTGGAGGGTATTGTGGCAAGTGAGGAGATAAACTTCAAGAACCTCCTGGGAATAATCAAGGAATTCTACCATCAAATGGGCTTTGAAGTCCGCTTCCGACCCGCCTATTTCCCCTACACCTACCTGTCCACTGAATGTGAGATTTACCTGCCTGAGAAGGAGAGCTGGATTGAACTAGGAGGATCCGGAATGTTCCGTCCCGAGGTCTTAGAACCACTGGGCATAGAAACACCAGTAGCCGCATTTGGCCTGGGAATTGAACGCTTGGCCATGATACAATTGGGGATCAAGGATATCAGGCAGTTATATCAGAGTGACCTGGGATGGCTGCGTAACCTACCAGTAACCCAGACTTACAAGTGAAAATAGCAAAAAAATCTATATTTGAAGTTACCCTGAAAACGTAAGTTTCAGGTAGGATGAAGGGGTTCAGGAAGGATTAATAGGGGGAGAATTATGATAAAACAATACATTGCCCTGGGTGCAATCGTTATTATCATGTTACTGGCCATTGTAATTAGTCTAGACTTATTACCGCCCAGTACAATACCCCTTGATTCGGTGGAAGTTACAAACTATCAGGGACAGCAACTATCATCGGTTAACGACTTCCGTGAAAACTCCATTAAAGGACCCCAGTACGTGAATGTCACCAGCTATCATCTAGAAGTAGATGGACTGGTGGCCAATCCTAAAAATTACACCTATGACCAGGTTAAGAATTTTCAGAGTTACCAGAAAGTGGTTAAACTGGACTGTGTGGAAGGATGGAGTGTGAATATACTCTGGCAGGGAGTACTGGTAAAGGATATTCTTAATGATGTGAAACCATTACCCACGGCCAACACCGTTATTTTTTATGCAATTGATGGTTATTCCACCTCTTTTCCACTGGAATACCTCCAGAATAACCAGATATTAATGGCCTATAAGATGAACAATGCCACTTTACCTCCACAGAGAGGATTCCCATTTCAGCTGGTGGCAGAAAGCAAATGGGGATATAAATGGATAAAATGGATTAACCGGATTGAATTATCTGATAATCCTAATTACCAGGGTTATTGGGAAAGCAGAGGTTATTCCACAAGCGGTAACCTCAATGAAAGCTTTTTAAAATGAAAAATAATTTAAATGATTCCATCAATAAATATTAAATTAAAACACACCTCAGAGTTGTTTAAAATGGACAGGAAACCCACCAAAAAAGCTGTTCATATAACTTTGATAATTTTGATATTCATTGTTATCATTTCTGGCCTGGGAATAACATATTACAGAAGTATAGAACTTATCACTGGAGGTTTACTGGACAAAACACTTTCTTTCCAGCTACACACCATCTTATTTTTACCATTTCTTTTTATACTCCTTATTCACATCTTTTTTTCATGGTTATGGCCTAAAAAATAAAGCAACAATAAATATAAAACAAGTGAAGACCAATACATATACTTAAATAATTTGATCTTTAACTATACTGATAGTTTATATTGATATTCTAATTATAATGATAACTACATCCATCCTTACTACTACAAACCTTACTGATTACTACATCATTTTAATAACCATTACACAGTTCCAATAAATATACAATAAAAATTGACAAATCACATACCCATTTTCTAAAGATATTTTTTCTATTAATAATTATTCCACATCTTAAATGAGAATCTAGTCCTAACTAGAAATTTAAAAAATAAATATCCTGAAAATTTAGATGGAATATTCCAATATTTAAGGTGAATATGGTTTTAGAGGATAAACAGAATTATAGATGGTAAAAATGGGTTATAATAATATTTTTGATGCCAGGATTCTGGATCTGGCCCTGGAAGTTGAGGATCACCTTATAATATCCGATCTTCACCTGGGATATGAAGAAGCACTGAACTACCAGGGTATAATGATACCCAAATTCCAGTACCCCAAGATCATTAAGAGAATGGAAAAAATCCATTCCCAAAGCAATTGTACCAATATTATCATTAACGGTGACCTCAAGCACGAATTCGGCAAGATAAATCGCCAGGAGTGGGAAGAAACCCTGAAATTCATTGATTACCTTAAGGAGCGTTTCCTAAAAATCATCCTGATCAAGGGTAACCACGATCCCCTGACACCCATAATCGCCCAGAAAACAGGACTAGACGTGTACCCCCATTATTCCACTGGTAATTTCCTAGTGATGCATGGGGATAAGATTCCTCTAAAATGGGATCAAATCACCGAAAAAAACATTATAATTGGACATGAACACCCTTCAGTTGGTATTAGAAGTGGTGAAAGAATGGAGAAGGTTAAATGTTTCCTGGCCGGAGACTTTCGGGATAAAAAAATGATCGTAATGCCTTCCTTTAACTTCATCACCGAAGGTTCCGATGTTCTCCATGAAAGACCGCTCTCACCATTTTTAAAAGAAGTCAAACATGAAGATCTGGAGGTTTTTGGAGTTGAAAACTTTGAAACCTTCTATTTTGGTAAAATAAGTCATCTTTTAAAGGTTCAACAGGAACCATACCCATATGATTCTCATTTTATAGAATTTTAATGAGTAAGGTCATGAAAACAACTCTAAATCCTTAAAAAACACCCCTATTATTAAACAATCCACAACCCTTAAAACAAACCTAAATCCATAAAACGAGCATAAATCCATGAAAATGTCCTAAATCACCATTAATAGAGATTATTAAAATTTAAGATAACATGATAGTAAGACAGGATAAAAAATATTCTGATAAGGATATTTATAAGATTTTACATCCTTGGGCTCGGGAATGGTTCCAGGGAAAGTTTAAAACCTTTTCTGAGGCACAGCGCCAGTCAATTGTAGATATACACCAGGGAAAAAGTGTACTGGTCTCATCACCCACTGGTTCTGGTAAAACCCTCACCGCCTTCTTGTCCATAATCAGCGAACTCACCCGTCTGGCTGAACAAGAAATCCTGGAAGACCGGGTTTACTGCCTGTACATATCACCCTTGAAGGCACTGGATAATGATATTGAAAAGAACCTTGAAGAACCCTTAACTGAAATTGAGAAAATATCAGGCCGCAAACTGGGAATCCGTAAGGCCGTGCGCACCGGTGACACCAGCCAGTATGAACGGTCAAAAATGCTCAAAACCCCGCCCCACATTCTCATTACCACACCCGAATCTCTTTCCATCCTCCTCTGTGCACCCAAGTTCAGGGAGAAACTATCCAAGATTCGCTACGTGATTATAGATGAAATACACTCCCTGGCTGAGAACAAACGTGGCACACACCTCAGTCTGAGTCTGGAGAGACTGGAACACCTCACTGGAGGATTTGTACGCATAGGTCTCAGTGCCACGGTACACCCCCTGGAGAGGATGGCTGAATTTTTGGTGGGCTACTCCTATGGCCAGCCACGTGACTGTCTCATTGTGGATGTGAATTACCTTAAACAGCTGGATATGGAAGTTATCTGCCCGGTTAAGGATATCATAGCCACAGAACCTGATGAAACCAACAAAGCCATGTACCGGATGCTCCACGATCTCATCCAGGAACACCAGACCACACTGATCTTCACCAACACCCGTAGTGGTACTGAAAGTGTGGTTTTCAACCTTAAAAACAGGTACCCCGACAGTTACCATGACCAGAATATCATGGCCCACCATTCCAGTCTCTCCAGGGAGCTACGACTGGAGGCCGAAAACAAGTTAAAGGAGGGGAAGCTGAAGGTTGTGGTATCCTCCACCAGCCTGGAGCTGGGAATAGATATTGGTTACATTGACCTGGTGGTGCTGGTTTCCAGTCCTAAATCTGTCTCCCGAGCACTGCAGAGAATAGGTCGAAGTGGTCATCAGTTACATGAGAAATCTAAGGGTAGAATGATGGTAGTGGACCGTGATGACCTGGTGGAATGTGCCCTCATCCTTAAAAATGCCATGGAGGGAAAGATCGATGAGATACACATCCCTGAAAATTGTCTGGATGTTTTATCTCAGCAGATATATGGTATGGCCATTGAACAGCGCTGGGACCTGGATGAAGCCCTCCAGCTCATCAAGGGAAGTTACCCCTACCATGACATGAATAAAGAGGATTATCGCAGTGTCCTGAGCTATCTTGCCGGTGAGTACACCCGCCTAGAGGACCGTTACGTCTACGCCAAGATATGGGTGGACTGGGATGAAAACCGCATGGGAAAACGGGGAAAACTGGCCCGTATGTTATACTCAACCAACATTGGAACCATACCCGACCGCAGCGCTGCGGTGGTGAAATGTGGCGGAGAAGTGGTGGGCCGTATTGAAGAGGACTTCATGGAAAAACTCAAAAAAGGCGATAGTTTCGTTTTAGGCGGGC
Proteins encoded in this window:
- a CDS encoding metallophosphoesterase, whose translation is MGYNNIFDARILDLALEVEDHLIISDLHLGYEEALNYQGIMIPKFQYPKIIKRMEKIHSQSNCTNIIINGDLKHEFGKINRQEWEETLKFIDYLKERFLKIILIKGNHDPLTPIIAQKTGLDVYPHYSTGNFLVMHGDKIPLKWDQITEKNIIIGHEHPSVGIRSGERMEKVKCFLAGDFRDKKMIVMPSFNFITEGSDVLHERPLSPFLKEVKHEDLEVFGVENFETFYFGKISHLLKVQQEPYPYDSHFIEF
- a CDS encoding molybdopterin-dependent oxidoreductase, translated to MIKQYIALGAIVIIMLLAIVISLDLLPPSTIPLDSVEVTNYQGQQLSSVNDFRENSIKGPQYVNVTSYHLEVDGLVANPKNYTYDQVKNFQSYQKVVKLDCVEGWSVNILWQGVLVKDILNDVKPLPTANTVIFYAIDGYSTSFPLEYLQNNQILMAYKMNNATLPPQRGFPFQLVAESKWGYKWIKWINRIELSDNPNYQGYWESRGYSTSGNLNESFLK
- a CDS encoding ATP-dependent helicase, which translates into the protein MIVRQDKKYSDKDIYKILHPWAREWFQGKFKTFSEAQRQSIVDIHQGKSVLVSSPTGSGKTLTAFLSIISELTRLAEQEILEDRVYCLYISPLKALDNDIEKNLEEPLTEIEKISGRKLGIRKAVRTGDTSQYERSKMLKTPPHILITTPESLSILLCAPKFREKLSKIRYVIIDEIHSLAENKRGTHLSLSLERLEHLTGGFVRIGLSATVHPLERMAEFLVGYSYGQPRDCLIVDVNYLKQLDMEVICPVKDIIATEPDETNKAMYRMLHDLIQEHQTTLIFTNTRSGTESVVFNLKNRYPDSYHDQNIMAHHSSLSRELRLEAENKLKEGKLKVVVSSTSLELGIDIGYIDLVVLVSSPKSVSRALQRIGRSGHQLHEKSKGRMMVVDRDDLVECALILKNAMEGKIDEIHIPENCLDVLSQQIYGMAIEQRWDLDEALQLIKGSYPYHDMNKEDYRSVLSYLAGEYTRLEDRYVYAKIWVDWDENRMGKRGKLARMLYSTNIGTIPDRSAAVVKCGGEVVGRIEEDFMEKLKKGDSFVLGGRIYRFNYARGMSVNVSPASGPPTIPSWFSEQLPLSFDLAMAIGKFRGILEWEFKKGRSKEEIIEFIHQYLYLDHNAANSIYQYFREQYLYAVAPNLKTLLVEYYTGFGGRKFVVFHSLFGRRVNDVLSRALAYVIARRYRHDVMISISDNGFYLSSEGKIGALEAFKELTSENLEEYLKEAIDRTETLAGRFRHCAGRSLMILRRYKGQEKSVGRQQVKGKILLKFVKELDPNFPILKEARREVTEDFMDVKNALNVLKMIENGKMEIKHINTKIPSPFAFNLVSQGYLDVLKYEERIEFIRRMHEAIIKEIDG